GGGGCGTCGAACGCCGGCACCGCCGCACCGCAGACCCGGCAGATCGCCTCGTCCGTCCTCGGCTCCGACTACAGGATCACGCTCACGGCGCTGCGTTCGACGGAGGACGAGTACGCCGCCTCGGTGCGTCTCCAGGTCTACACGCAGTCCGGCGGCGCCTGGAAGGAGTCGGACCGCGTGACCGTGGGCGACGTGGACGGCTGGTTCTGGTACCCGCTCACCGGCAAGGGTGTCGTCTGCGAGTTCTCGACCGCGAGCACGGAGCCCGCGCCGCTCACGGTGAGCCTGCTGCTGACGCCGTCGCTCGGCTGCTCCGAGCCGGCCGAGTACGTAGTGAAGGAGGGCAGGGTCTACGCCGGCTGAGCCGGGCGGCCGGGTAGTTCCGCCGCCGGGCACGAAACGGGCCCGGACCCCCGCCGGCGGGCGGTGTCCGGGCCGTGCGGCCGCGTTGGGCCTCAGCCGCCGTTGAGGCGTGCGCGCAGGAGCGCCTTGCCCAGTTCGGCGCCCTTGCGGCTGTCCGCCTGGGCCTTGCGGAACAGGTCGGCGACCTCGGTGTCCTTGGCGCGCTCCGCGTCCTGGATGTAGCTCTCCAGACGCAGGGCGTTGTTCAGGCACGCCTCGACGTACCAGATCAGGTTGTAGTCCTTGTCCTGCGTACCGGTCACGCCGCCGGTCTCCGTCTCGCTGGTCATTCGGACCTCCTTCTTGCGGAGCGGACCTCTTCAGGCGCCGGACGGGTACCCGTCCTCCGGTCGGACACACAGCACGCCCGCATCACGTTCCGTGACGTCCCGATCACACCCTCGCCGAGTAGACCGCCGACCGGGTGGCCAGACCCGTACGCACCGCCAACTCCCCTGCGCTGTAAGGCAATCCCGACAGTTGCCACAGAAGCGAACAGAGACCGGTCACTTTCCGAACGAAGTGCCGCTCCACCGTGCGAGATCGGTCGATGACGGTGTGTACTGTGCTGCGGGTGGCTCGTGAGAGCACCTCGGACTCCGCCCTGCCCGACTCTGACCTGGACTCGACTCGATGATCGAATTACCGGACCTGGTCGTCGGCGGTCTCGCCGTCGGCACACTGTCCGCGTTCGCCCTCGGTGGCGGGTTGCTGCGCTCACGGCGGCAACTGGCCGCGCAGCGCGCCAAGACGGCCGCACTGCGCGCGCAACTCGACGGCACCACCGGGCGTTCACGGCCGAGGTCGAGCACCTGGCGGCGGGCGCGTGCCCGCAGCGGCCCGGCAGGTGGCCCATCCCACGTCGCCGTGCCCGGCCCGCTCAGCCCGCAGCTCGCCGGTTCGCCCCTGGGTCTCGCGCTGGAGCAGGTACTGAAGGGACTGCAGGCCGAACTCGCCGCGCAGCGCACCCGGATCGACGCCGCGCGCAGGCCGGGATGCGCGGGGCCACCCGGGAGATCCAGGCGGCGCTTTACCGGCTCCAGGACGCCCTGCGCGGTCTGCAACAGCGCTACGACGACCCCGAGTTGGCGCAGACCCTGTTCGAGCTGGACCACGAGAACGAGCAGTCCCTGCGGCGCGCGCAGATCGCCGCGGTGGTGTGCGGGGCCTGGGTGGGACTGGCCCGGAGGAGTCCCATCTGGTGGACGCGGTGACGGGCGGTCAGGCCCGGCTCGCGGGCTACCGGCGCGTCCGGGTCCACAACCACCTGGAGGCGGGCACGGCCTTGGTGTCCCACGCCGTCGAGCCGGTCGCCATCATCGTCGCCGAGCTCCTCGACAACGCGCTGCGGCACTCCGCGCCCGACACCGACGTGGTGGTCAACCTGGAGGCCGTCCACCACGGTGTCTGTGTCACCGTGGACGACGCCGGGCTGGCATGACTCAGGACGAACGGGCCCGTGCCCAGCGGATGGTGGCCGGTTCCGAACCGATCCTGCTCACCGAGCTCGGCGACCCGCCGCGCATGGGACTCGCCGCCATCGGCCAGCTGACCCGGCAGTTCGATCTGAGCGTGGACCTGTCCTCCCCGTCCCCGTACGGCGGGGTGCGGGCGGTGCTGCGGGTCGACAGTCACCTGCTGACGCGGATCGATCCGACGAACTGCCTCCGGCGGCCAGCGCCCCGCGGTCGACGCGCAGAGCGGAGCGGGACACGGCGGGCGGTGCCGCCACGCCCTCCGGTGCCGCCCCGCGCTCCGATGCCGCAACGTCCCGCGGCGTCTCCTCGCCCCGCGGCGCCGGACCGGACGCCTCGCCCCTGCCGTCCGGCCCCTGCCGCCCAAGCCGCCCAGGCCCGCGCATCCGAACCGGCCCCGGCCACCGCCTCCAACGGCTCCGAGCCGTCCCCCGCGTCCCGGAAGCCCGAGCCGCCGTCCACCACCACCACCGCCGCCCACCCCACCCCGTCCGACGATCACGGCTACGGCACGGACCAGGACGACCAGGCCTCCACCCCGGCCTCCGGCCACCACGGCCCCGCGACACCGGCGCCCTCCCCCAGCGGCGTCGCCGCAGCCGGGCAACGCCCCGCCGGGCGCCCCGGCCCCCGCACCCGCACCCGCACCCGCACCACAGCGCCGGCCGCGGCGCCCCGAGGAGTCAGCCGCCGCCCTCGGCGCCCTCCAGTCCGGCACGGCGGCCGCACGATTTGCCGCCCGGCCGAACACCGGCGCCGTTCCAGCCGTACCTGATGATGTCCCGGCCGCGACCACGGCCGACGGAGCGACCGACGACACCGGCCGAGACCGGAACGACCACGAAGGGGGAACGGCTCGATGACCAGCCGCGCGACGGGGGACACGGCCTGGGTGCTCGAACCGGTCCTGGAGGTGCCGCACGTCGTGGCCGCCGTCCTGCTCACCCGGGACGGACTCGTGACGGGCTACACCGACGCGCTGTCGCAGCCGTCGGCCGAGCGGGTCGCCGCCATCACCAGCACCGTGCAGGGCGCGTGCCGTACCGCGGCGGCGGCGTTCGCCGACACCGACCGGGCCGACATCCGGCAGGTCGTCATCGAGTCGGACCACGGCTATGTGCTCATCGTGCCGACGGACCACGGCACCTGCGTGGCCGCGTACGGCGATCCCGAGGTACGCCTGGATCTGCTCGCGCACCGGGTGCACTCGCAGGTCGCGCGGCTCGGCGAGAAGGCGATGGCCGCCGGGCCCCGAGGTGCCGACGGCGACACGCCGGCATGACCGGCCGCCGAGGCGGCCGTCCCTGGTTCCCGCGTATCTGTCGACCGGCGGGTGGCGCGGCCCAGCCGTGCCCATCTGGAGCGGCTGTCGGTCCTCACCGGCAGCGGCGAGCCGGCCCCGGCCGATCTGCCCGCCGCGCAGGCGGCCCTGCTGGAGGAGCTGGAGTACGGGTCGCTGACGGTGGTGGAGGCCGCGGCCCTGCTGCGGCTGCCCGTCTCCGCCGTGCTGGTGCTGGCCGCCGACCTCATCGACCGTGACCTGGTACTGGCCCGCGCGCCGATCCCGCCCGCCCGGCGCTTCGACCCCGACCTGCTGAAGAGAGTGGCCGATGGCCTCCGCGACCTCAAGCACCGTTGACACCGCCGCCGGCGGCGGTATCCATCTCCCGGACACCGCCCGCGACCTGGTGAAGATCCTGGTCACGGGGCCTTTCGGAGTGGGCAAGACCACCCTGATCGGCTCCGTCTCGGAGATCCGCCCGCTGCACACGGAGGAGCAGCTCACCGAGGCGTCCGCGCAGGTCGACGATCTCGCCGGGGTCCGGGACAAGTCGACCACCACGGTCGCCATCGACTTCGGCCGGATCAGCCTGCCGGGCGGGATCGTGCTGTATCTGTTCGGCACGCCCGGCCAGGAGCGGTTCCGGTCGCTGTGGGACGACATCGCCCACGGGGCGCTCGGCGCGCTCGTGCTGGTCGACGCCCGCCGGATCGACGCCTCGTTCGACGTGCTCGGGCTGGTGGAGGAGACCGGGCTGCCGTACGCGGTCGCCTTCAACACCTTTCCGGACGCGCCCCGCCACCACACGCCCGAGCAGTTGCGCGCCGCCCTGGACCTGGAACCGACGACCCCGATGGTGACCTGTGACGCGCGCGAGGCGGACTCCTCGATCGACTCCCTGCTCGCCCTCGTCCAGCACCTGATCGACCACCGACCCGCGGAGCACCGGTGACCCAACCGTCCCCTGCCGAGCAGGCCTTCTGTCTCGCGGCGCCCGTCCGCCTGGGAGGGCGGCTTCGCCCGCGATCCCCACCCGTACTACGCCGCCCTGCGCGCCCAGGGGCCGATCGGCTGGGCGGAACTGGCGCCCGGTGTGCCGGCGTACGTCGTCACGGACCGGCGGGCGGCGCTGGATCTGCTGCACGACACGAAGACGTTCTCGCACGATCCCCGGCCGTGGCAGGCGACCGTCCCCGTCGACTCCCCCGTGCTCGGGATGATGCGCTGGCGGCCCAACACCCTGTTCGCCGACGGTGCCGCCCACATCCGCTACCGCACCACGCTGATCGACGCCTTCGACCTGGTGGAGCCGCACGACCTGCGGGCCCGGGTGCACCGGGCGGTGCATCTGCTGGTGAGCCGGATCGGACCGCGCGGCGAGGCAGACCTGGTCGGCGAGTTCACCGGCCGCTGATGGCGCTGGTGTTCAACAGCCTGTTCGGGCTGCCGGACAGCGCGAGCGACCGGCTCGACGCCGCGCTCGGCAAGCTGATCGAGGGCGGCGCGCAGGCGGCGCAGGGCGAGGCGGAGTACGCCGGGTACGTGCTGGAGCTGATCGCGGCCAAGACCGAGCGGCGCGGCGACGACCTGCCGAGCTGGCTCCTGGACCATCCGGCGGGGCTGACCCCCGAGGAGGTCACCTGGCAGGTGTTCCTCACACTCGGCGCGGGACACGAGCCGACGGCCAACCTGGTGTCCAACGCGCTGTCCAGGATCCTCGGCAACCCGGCCTACTACTCGACGCTGACCAGCGGCGCCCGCCCGGTGACGGACGCGGTGCTGGAGGTGCTGCACCACGAGACGCCGCTCGCCAACTACGGCATCCACTACGCCCGCACGCCCGTCACCTTCCACGGTGTGTGGATCAGGGCGGCGGTACCGGTGGTGATCTCGTACGGGGCACTGGCGCAGGCCACCGAGCAGGAGCGCGGCGCGGACCGGCACCCGGGCGACGCCTCCCACCTGTCCTGGTCGGCGGGCCGCACGCCTGCCCGGTCAAGCAGCACACGCTGCTCATCGCCACCGAGGCGATCGAACGGCTCACGCAGTGGCTGCCCGACCTGGAACCCGTACTGCCCCGCGAACGTCTCACCTGGCGGCCCGGCCCCTTCCACCGCTCGCTGACGGCGCTGCCCGTCCGTTTCACTCCCCGCTCCCCCGATCAGCCAGGAGGACGACCGTGACCGTGACCGACCGCATCGCACTCGACCCTTTCGGCGCGGACATCGCGGGCGAGAGCGCCCGGCTGCGCGCCCTCGGCCCGATCGTGCCCGTGGAGCTGCCCGGCGGGATCCCCGCCTGGGCGCCCACGCGCTACGACACGCTGAAGGAACTCATCCTCGACCCGCGGGTCAGCAAGGACCCGCGGGTGCACTGGCGGCTGTGGCCCGAGCTCGGCGAACATCCGTCCTGGGGCTGGATCGTGAGCTGGGTGGGCGTGGTCAACATGTTCACCGCCTACGGTGCGGACCACAGGCGGCTGCGCAAGCTGGTGGCGCCGAGCTTCACACACCGGCGCACCGAGGCGATGCGGCCCCGGGTGGAGGCCGTCACCGCGGAGCTGCTGGACGCGCTCGACGCGGCCGGCGCCGAGGTCGTGGACATCAAGGAGGGCTCGCCCGTCCCCTGCCGATGCGGATCATCTGCGAACTGTTCGGCGTCCCCGACGCGTTGCGCGAGGACACCAGCCGGATGATCGCGGCCATCATGGACACCACCGACCCGAGCCCCGAGCACGCGGCGTCCGTCCAGCGGCAGATCGGCACGGTGCTGCCCGCGCTGATCGCCCACAAGGCCGCGCACCCCGGCGACGACATGACCACCGAGCTGATCCGGGTCCGGGACGAAGACGGCGACCGGCTCAGCGACGAGGAGCTGCTGTACACGCTGCTGCTGGTCATCGGGGCCGGTTTCGAGACCACCGTCAATCTCATCGGCAACGCGGCCGTCGCCCTGCTCCGCCGCCCCGAGCAGCTCGCCGCCGTACGGTCCGGGGAGATCGGCTGGGACGCCGTCGTCGACGAGACGCTGCGCGCGCACCCGTCGATCGCGTCGCTGCCGCTGCGGTTCGCCGTCACGGACCTCACCGTCGGCGACGTCACGATCCCGGCCGGAGACGCCATCCTCACGACGTACGCCGCCGCGGGGCTCGACCCCGAGCACTACGGCCCGGACGCCGACGTGTTCGACGCCACGCGCGCAGCCGACGACCATCTGGCGTTCGGGATCGGGGTCCACCGCTGCATCGGGGCACCCTTGGCCCGCCTGGAGGCGCTCACCGCGCTGCCGGCGCTGTTCGACCGGTTCCCCGGCCTGAGCCTGGCCACCGGTGACGAGGGCCTGCGGCAGGTGTCGTCCTTCATCGCCTTCGGCTGGCAGGAGATCCCGGTGCGGCTGCGGGGCTGAGGCAACAGGAGGGAGACCGCCTCACCGGGCAGCTCGCGGGAGCGCGACCGGTCCCCCGTTCCGGTCGAGCCCCCGCGGTTCGTCGAACCTACGTCCAGGGCAGAGGCCTTGTGAATCGCGTCGATGCCCGTTGCACGCTCAACAGGGCTCACCCGTGCACAGCTGAGTCCGGATGGCCCGGTTTCGTCCCGCCCGACCTGGCCAACCGGTTGCCACGGAGGCGAACCGGTCAGTTGAGGCGGTGGAAAACCGGCACGTCGAGGTCACCGACGGACAGGTGGGCCAGCACGACCTCGTACAGGTCGGTGCCCCCGGCGAGGAGCTGGCGTTCCAGGACGGGTTCGGCGCTGCGCACGTGCTCGCGCACCGTCTGCGCGTGCATGCCCAGGGCCTGCGCGGCCCGTTCGGCGTTGCCGCCGGCGGCGATCCAGGTGCGCAGCGTCCGGCGCGGGTTCCTGGCGTCCGGGTCCAGCCGGCCCAGCAGGTCCTGCCCCCAGGTGCGCACGGCCGGCCCGGACAGCAGGTCGGAGAGCCGGAGGGTGGAGTTCGCGGTGCCGTCGGTGAACTCGGCGTCGGACAGGCCGATCTGAGTGTTGAGCGCAAGGTGGACGACGGCCCGGACGGCGAGGTCGGCGAAGTCGGTGCCGAGCAGGGCTTCCACGCGTTCCATGCGGGCGCGGACCGTGTTGCGGCTGACGCCGAGGACCGTCGCAGCGTTGACGGCGGTGAACTCCAGGCCGAGGCGGGTGGTGGCGAGGAGTTCGGCGCGGGTGTGGTGCGGCAGGGTGTCGAGGGGGCGCAGCACCCGGGCCGTCCAGGCGCGCAGCCCTTCCGGGTCCATGAGGCGTTCGGGGTGGGTGCGCTCGGCGTAGAGCGCGGTCTTGTCGGGACGGAAGTGGGCGACGGCGAGGGCGCTGACGGCCTGCCCGTAGGCGGTGGCGGTCCGGGCGAGGCTCTGCCGGACGCTGCCGCCGAGGAAGATGTCCGGGTGCCGGTCGGCCAGTGACCGCAGGGCCTCGTCGGTGGTGTCGCGGAGGCTGACGACGATCACGTGCCCGGCCATGGCCGGGCAGCGCACGACCAGGGCGTCCTCCCTGGTGCTGTCCAGGCACTCCTCGGCGATCCGGTCGCGTAGGGCGGGGTCGGACTCGACGACGTACACGCACGCCGTGTCGGCGTCGAGCAGTCCGGGCCAGAGCCCGGCGGCGACGCGGCGGGCGGCGATGGTGTCCTCGACCATCAGCAGTTGCAGGATCGCCAGGCGCAGGTCGGAGGTGGCTCGCCGGAGCCGGTGTCCGGCCGCGGTCGACTCGCGCGCGGCCAGCAGGAGCTCGATCACCTGGGCGGTGTGCGTGACGACGTCGGAGGCCCGCGGTCGAAGGGGGTCTCGCGGGAGACGGCCAGGACGCAGGCGTGGGAGGGGTGCTCCACCCGGACCAGGCGCAGATGGCGCTCCCGGCTCTCCCAGGCGGCGGAGGCGATCCGGCCGGCGGTGATGTCCCTGACGAGGCCTTCGTCCAGCGGGAGCCGGGTTCCGGCCATGAGGTTCCCGGCTGCGTCCTGAAGGGCCACGGACCCGCGCACGGCACCGGCGAGCCAGCTCACGACCCTGCCCACGTGGCGCCCTGCCGGGCGCAGGTGCTCGAGCAGTTCCTCCGCCCACCCCGGACCCGGCCCGGCCGGTGTCTCCTGCTGCCGGTTCCCGTCCTCTCGGCCAGCCACCTCGGCCTTCCCCTCGCTCCTCGCACCGCCTCCGGCGCACCGGTCGGGGACGTTACCTCACACGTCCCCGCTCTCTTCCCGGGCGGACGCCCCCCGCACCCGCCCACGGGCCGACACCCCACCCTGCGTCGCCGCACCCCGCGGGCGGCATAAGCTCGACGGATGGCGAAGTACTACGACGTGCACCCCGACAACCCCCAGCCCCGCACCATCGGCCAGATCGCCGACAGCATCCGTGCGGACGCTCTTGTCGCCTACCCCACGGATTCCTGTTACGCACTGGGCTGCCGCCTGGGCAGCCGTGACGGCATCGAGCGGATCCGGACGATCCGCAAGCTGGACGACCGGCACCACTTCACCCTGGTGTGCCAGGACTTCGCGCAGCTCGGCCAGTTCGTGCGGATCGACAACGACGTGTTCCGCGCGATCAAGGCGTCGACGCCCGGCAGCTACACGTTCATCCTGCCCGCGACGAAGGAGGTGCCGCGCATGCTCCAGCACCCCAAGAAGAAGACGGTCGGCGTGCGGATCCCCGACCACGTCGTCACCCAGGCCCTGCTCGCCGAGCTCGGCGAGCCGCTGCTGTCCAGCACCCTGCTGCTGCCCGGCGAGGAGGAGCCGATGACGCAGGGCTGGGAGATCAAGGACCTGCTCGACCACGTGCTGGACGGGGTGGTCAACTCCGGTGACTGCGGAACCGAGCCCACGACGGTGATCGACTTCTCCGGCGGGGAGGCCGAGATCGTGCGGCACGGGGCGGGCGACACGTCACGGTTCGAGTAAAGCGCGCGCCAAGGGGCGTTCACGGTTGCGCCGGGTGCCGGGGGTGGGCGAAATGCCCCGGGAAGCGGCGTGTCACGATGCCCGTGATCCGCCCGGTCACGCGGACGGGTTCCTGGCCGACACCCCCCAGAGAGGCAGCACAGCCATGACCGCCGTACAGGGAACCGCTGTCGACATCCCCACCGAGGACGGCACCGCCGACGCGTATCTGGCGCATCCCGCCGACGGGGCCGCCCACCCGGCGGTCCTGCTCTACATGGACGCCTTCGGCCTGCGTCCCCAGTTGCGCACCATGGCCGACCGGCTGGCCGGCGAGGGCTACACGGTGCTGGTGCCCAACGTGTTCTACCGGCACGGCCGGGCCCCGCTGTTCGATCTGCCGGAGTTCATCGACCCGGGGGCGCGGCCGGAGATATTCGAGCGCATCATGCCGGTCATGCGGGCCCTGACGCCCGAACTGGCGATGCGGGAC
The genomic region above belongs to Streptomyces coeruleorubidus and contains:
- a CDS encoding roadblock/LC7 domain-containing protein; this encodes MTSRATGDTAWVLEPVLEVPHVVAAVLLTRDGLVTGYTDALSQPSAERVAAITSTVQGACRTAAAAFADTDRADIRQVVIESDHGYVLIVPTDHGTCVAAYGDPEVRLDLLAHRVHSQVARLGEKAMAAGPRGADGDTPA
- a CDS encoding L-threonylcarbamoyladenylate synthase, producing the protein MAKYYDVHPDNPQPRTIGQIADSIRADALVAYPTDSCYALGCRLGSRDGIERIRTIRKLDDRHHFTLVCQDFAQLGQFVRIDNDVFRAIKASTPGSYTFILPATKEVPRMLQHPKKKTVGVRIPDHVVTQALLAELGEPLLSSTLLLPGEEEPMTQGWEIKDLLDHVLDGVVNSGDCGTEPTTVIDFSGGEAEIVRHGAGDTSRFE
- a CDS encoding GTP-binding protein produces the protein MASATSSTVDTAAGGGIHLPDTARDLVKILVTGPFGVGKTTLIGSVSEIRPLHTEEQLTEASAQVDDLAGVRDKSTTTVAIDFGRISLPGGIVLYLFGTPGQERFRSLWDDIAHGALGALVLVDARRIDASFDVLGLVEETGLPYAVAFNTFPDAPRHHTPEQLRAALDLEPTTPMVTCDAREADSSIDSLLALVQHLIDHRPAEHR
- a CDS encoding ATP-binding protein, translating into MDAVTGGQARLAGYRRVRVHNHLEAGTALVSHAVEPVAIIVAELLDNALRHSAPDTDVVVNLEAVHHGVCVTVDDAGLA